The DNA window TGCCCCTTTTCCGAGCGCACATAACCTTGCCCCCGCAGTCCCGCCATGATCCGCCGGATCACGACGGGGTTCGTCTGCATCGCCCGGGCGAGCACCTCCGAGGTGATCGGTCCCTCGTGCTCCGCCATGTGCAGCAGCACATGGAGCACGCCCGACAATCGACTATCGCGTTTCATGTAACTCCTATTAGTACATGATCGTGAGGTCAGTCAATGGTGATGGCGGACGGCCTCAAGCCTGCTCGGCATAGGCGGCGAGGCCGGCGCGCAGCGTGGCCAGCATCCGGTCGCGGACCGCGTCGCGCGCGTCGTGCAGCCAGGCCGCCGCCAGCGGCAGGCGGTCTCGACCGCCGGCACCCTGCGCATCCAGCGGGATGAAGCGCACGCTCTCCGTCGCCATGCGCGCGGTCCATTTCGGCACGATCGCCGCCCCCAGCCCGGCGCCGACCAGGTTGATGATCGTCTGCTTCTCCTCGGCCAGCTGCGCGATGCGCGGCTGCAGCCCCGCTTCGGCGAACAGCTTGACGGTCAGGTCGTGGCTGTGCGGCCGTGACCGCCGCTCGGGCACGATGAGCGGCTGATCGGCCAGATCCGCGATCGCGAGCCGGTCGCGGCGCGCCAGCGGATGCCGGGCCGGCACGGCCACGACGACCGTCTCGTGGAACAGGAACAGGAATTCGAGCCGCTTGTCGGGGCTCTCCGGCGGACGGACGAACGCGAGGTCGAGCCGCCCGGACAACAGGCGCGGCAGAAGGCGGATCGTCTTGTCCTCCACCAGCTGCACGACGATCTCGGGATGGCGTTCGCGGAAATCGTGCAGCAGCAGCGGCAGCAAGCCGGCCGCCGCACTGTCGATGGCGCCGACCCGGAGCAGCGCCGTTTGCTGGCGCCCCTGCGCGCGGAAGCGTGCCGCAAGGTCGTCGGCCTGAAGCAGCAATGCCCGCGCCTCATCGAGCAGCGTTGCACCGTCCTCGGTCAGTGCCACGTTCCGCGTGGTCCGTGCCAGGAGACGGGAACCCAGATCCTCTTCCAGTAGGCGGATGTGGCGCCCGAGCGCCGACGGCAGCATGCCAAGCCGCTGCGCCGCACGCCCGAAATGCAGTTCCTCCGCCACCGCGACGAAGCAGCGGAGCTGGTGCAAGTCCATCGTCCGGCCCTCCTGCCGGGCGATTATATGATTTTTTTGTATAATCGCACGCGAATTGACTTCATTCCGGTTCGGCGGCGAAATCTGCCGGAGCCGCGCAGACAAATAGCGTCGCCACCCAATAAAGTAACAGTATATGGAGGAAGCGTCCGATGGACGGCACGCTCGAGCTGCGCGTATTGCGCAAGATTACGCTGCGCATCGTTCCTTTCATCATGCTGCTGTATTTCATCGCGTTCATCGATCGCGTGAATATCGGCTTTGCAGCACTGACGATGAACAAGGAGCTGGGATTCTCGCCGACGGTCTTCGGGTTCGGCGCCGGGATCTTCTTCCTCGGCTATTTCCTGTTCGAGGTTCCGTCCAACCTGATCCTCGACAAGGTCGGCGCCCGGATCTGGATCGCCCGGGTCATGATCACCTGGGGCCTGGTGTCGGGCACCATGGCATTCGTTCAGGGCAGCACCGGCTTCTATGTTCTGCGCTTCCTGCTGGGCGCCGCGGAAGCGGGCTTCTTTCCCGGCATCATCCTCTATCTCAGCTACTGGTTTCCGCCGCGCCGCCGCGCCGCCGTCACGGCGCTCTTCATGGCGGCGGCACCGTTGTCGACGGCACTCGGCTCGCCCGTCTCCGGGGCGCTGCTGGAGCTGCATGGTCTCTTGGGCCTCGCCGGCTGGCAGTGGATGTTCCTGGCCGAGGCGGCACCGGCTGTCATCCTGGGCGTCGTCGTCCTGTTCTACATGACCGATCGTCCGGAGAAGGCGACATGGCTCGCCGACGAGGAGCGTGCCTGGCTGGTCAATACCATGAACGCCGAGCGGGCGAGCAAGGCGGCGACCGCGAGCCACAGTGTCTGGCGCGGCTTGGCGGACGGTCGCGTGCTGGCCTTGTCGCTGGTGTATTTCGGCACCTCGGCCGGCCTCTACACGCTCGGCATCTGGTCGCCGATGATCATCAAGCAATTCGGCCTGACGTCGCTCCAGGTGGGATTCCTGAACGCGATCCCGGCCATCGTCGCGGTGCTCGCCATGGTGCTGTGGGCCCGCCATTCGGACCGCACCGGCGAACGGACCTGGCACGTGGTCGCGGCCTGCCTGCTCGCCTCCGTCGGCCTGGTATGGGCCGGGTCTGCTGCCACGGTGGTCCCGGTGCTGCTGGCGCTGACACTCGTCAACATCGGCATCAGCGCGGCCAAGCCGCCGCTCTGGAGCATGCCGACGATCTTCCTGTCGGGCCCGGCGGCCGCGGCCGGCATCGCCACCATCAACTCCATCGGCAATCTCGGCGGCTTCGTCGGCCCCGCCATGATCGGCTGGATCAAGGACCTGACCGGCAGCTTCGTCTACGGGCTCTATTTCGTCGCCGTCTTGCCGGCACTCTCTGCCATCCTGACGCTCGCCCTGTCACGCGCCCACCGGAAGCGGCGCGTCGCCGAACCCGTCACCCGACATTGATCCCGATCCCATCGAACCAGAGCCCCATCGAACCAGAGGTAGTTCCACCATGCGCGAATACACGATTGCAGCCATCCCCGCCGACGGCATCGGCCCCGAGGTCATCGCCGCCGGCACCACGGTCTTGAAGGCCCTCGAGCAGCGGCTGGGCGAGGCGAAGTTCAATGTCACGACCTTCGACTGGGGATCGGACTACTACAAGAAGCACGGCGTCATGATGCCGGCGGACGGGCTTAAGACGCTGAAGCCGTTCGACGCGATCTACTTCGGCGCCGTGGGTGCGCCCGACGTGCCGGACCATGTGACGCTCTGGGGGTTGCGCCTGCCGATCTGCCAGGGCTTCGACCAATATGCCAACGTGCGGCCGACCCGGATCCTGCCGGGCGTCACCTCGCCCCTGCGCCATGTCGGCGAGGGTGACCTCGACTGGGTGATCGTCCGCGAGAATTCGGAGGGCGAGTATGCCGGCCACGGCGGGCGCGCCCATCGCGGCCTGCCGGAAGAGGTCGCGACCGAGGTTGCGATCTTCACCCGCGTCGGCGTCACCCGCATCATGCGCTACGCCTTCAAGCTGGCGCAGGCCCGGCCGCGCAAGCTGCTGACCGTCGTGACCAAGTCCAATGCCCAGCGGCACGGCATGGTGATGTGGGACGAGATCGCGGCCGAGGTATCTCAGGAATTCCCGGACGTCACCTGGGACAAGATGCTGGTCGACGCCATGACCGTGCGCATGACGCTGAAGCCGCAGAGCCTGGACACGATCGTCGCCACCAACCTGCATGCCGACATCCTGTCGGATCTCGCTGGCGCGCTTGCCGGCAGCCTGGGGGTGGCACCGACCGGCAACATCGACCCGGAACGCCGCTTCCCGTCGATGTTCGAGCCAATCCATGGCTCGGCCTTCGATATTACCGGCAAGGGCATCGCCAACCCGGTCGCCTCGTTCTGGACCGCGGCGCAGATGCTCGACCACCTGGGCGAGGCCGAGGCGTCGGCACGCTTGATGCGCGCTGTCGAGCGGGTGTGCGCCGCCGGCATCCTGACCCCTGACGTCGGCGGCACCGCCACGACGGCCGAGGTGACGGCTGCCGTCGTGGATGCCATCCACAGCTCGAACGTCTGAGCGGGGATCGGGCAATGGGCGGACCCTGGGACGATGCGACGGCGCGGGCGGCGTTGCGGCGGATCTTCGATGCGGCCGTGGCGAGCGCCGATGCGGGTGCCGCGGTGCTGCGCCATTTGCCTGAAAAGCCCAGGGGACGCTGCGTCGTGGTCGGGGCCGGCAAGGCCTCGGCGGCGATGGCGGCAGCGCTCGACGCCGCCTGGCGCGACGTGGACCTCACGGGCGTGGTCGTCACCCGCGAGGGCCACGCCGTGCCGGCGGGGCGAATCGAGATCATCGAGGCGTCCCACCCGGTGCCTGATGACCGGAGCGAACGGGCGGCGCGAAGCATCCTCGATGCCGTCGGCGGCCTCGGTCCCGATGACCTGGTGGTGGCGCTCATCTCCGGCGGCGGCTCCGCACTCATGACCCTGCCGGCCGGCCGCATGACGCTCGCCGACAAGCAGGCCGTCAATCGCGCACTGCTGGCCAGCGGTGCGACCATCGCGGAGATGAACACGGTGCGCAAGCACCTGTCGGGGATCAAGGGCGGGCACCTCGCCGCCGCGGCGCGGCCGGCTCGCCTGGTCACGCTGGTGATCAGCGATGTGCCGGGAGACGATCCGGCGGCGATCGCTTCCGGGCCGACCGTGCCTGATCCAAGCACGCTCGCCGACGTGCGGGAGATCGTCGCGCGCTATGCCATCGACCTGCCGCCCGCGGCCTGCGCCGTGCTTGAGGAGGGGCGCGAGACGCCGAAGCCGGGTGAGCGCGCGAGTGACGTCCGGTTGATCGCCGCACCCCAGCTGGCACTTGCCGCGGCGGCCGATGCCGCGCGGTGCGAGGGGCTGACGCCGCTCGTCCTGGGCGACGCGCTCGAAGGGGAAAGCCGGGAGCTCGGCACGGTCATGGCCGGCATCGCCCGGTCGGTCCGGACCAACGGCCTGCCCGTTGCCGGCCCCGCGGTCATCCTGTCCGGCGGGGAGACGACGGTGACCATTGGTCGTGGCCCCGCGGGGCGCGGCGGCCGCAACACGGAATTCCTGCTGGGCTTCGCCGTGGCGATGGCGGGCGAGGCGGGCGTCTGGGCCATCGCAGGCGACAGCGACGGGATCGACGGGACCGAGGATGCGGCCGGCGCCATCGTCACGCCGGACACTCTGCATCGCGGCCGGGCGGCCGGCCTCGATGCTCGCGCCTTGCTGGCAGGGCACGACAGCTATAGTTTCTTCCGCGCCGTCGGTGACCTCGTCGTCACCGGCCCGACGCTCACCAACGTGAACGACATCCGCGCCGTGCTGGTCACCTGACGGGTCGGCGCTCCCGAACACCACCCAAGGAGGCGGCCCGCGTGGCCGAAAAGACATGCGTCGTCACCGCCATGCCAAGATCGTTGCCACCGTCGGACCGGCGAGCGCGTCGCCCGATATGCTGAAGCGGCTGTTCCTGGCCGGCGTCGATACGTTCCGCCTGAATTTCAGCCATGGCACGCACGATGACCACGCCAAGGTGCACCGCGCCATCCGCGCGCTCGAGACCGAGCTCGGTCGGCCGATCGGCATCCTCCAGGATCTCCAGGGACCGAAGATCCGCG is part of the Aliidongia dinghuensis genome and encodes:
- a CDS encoding LysR substrate-binding domain-containing protein, which codes for MDLHQLRCFVAVAEELHFGRAAQRLGMLPSALGRHIRLLEEDLGSRLLARTTRNVALTEDGATLLDEARALLLQADDLAARFRAQGRQQTALLRVGAIDSAAAGLLPLLLHDFRERHPEIVVQLVEDKTIRLLPRLLSGRLDLAFVRPPESPDKRLEFLFLFHETVVVAVPARHPLARRDRLAIADLADQPLIVPERRSRPHSHDLTVKLFAEAGLQPRIAQLAEEKQTIINLVGAGLGAAIVPKWTARMATESVRFIPLDAQGAGGRDRLPLAAAWLHDARDAVRDRMLATLRAGLAAYAEQA
- a CDS encoding MFS transporter, giving the protein MDGTLELRVLRKITLRIVPFIMLLYFIAFIDRVNIGFAALTMNKELGFSPTVFGFGAGIFFLGYFLFEVPSNLILDKVGARIWIARVMITWGLVSGTMAFVQGSTGFYVLRFLLGAAEAGFFPGIILYLSYWFPPRRRAAVTALFMAAAPLSTALGSPVSGALLELHGLLGLAGWQWMFLAEAAPAVILGVVVLFYMTDRPEKATWLADEERAWLVNTMNAERASKAATASHSVWRGLADGRVLALSLVYFGTSAGLYTLGIWSPMIIKQFGLTSLQVGFLNAIPAIVAVLAMVLWARHSDRTGERTWHVVAACLLASVGLVWAGSAATVVPVLLALTLVNIGISAAKPPLWSMPTIFLSGPAAAAGIATINSIGNLGGFVGPAMIGWIKDLTGSFVYGLYFVAVLPALSAILTLALSRAHRKRRVAEPVTRH
- a CDS encoding tartrate dehydrogenase — translated: MREYTIAAIPADGIGPEVIAAGTTVLKALEQRLGEAKFNVTTFDWGSDYYKKHGVMMPADGLKTLKPFDAIYFGAVGAPDVPDHVTLWGLRLPICQGFDQYANVRPTRILPGVTSPLRHVGEGDLDWVIVRENSEGEYAGHGGRAHRGLPEEVATEVAIFTRVGVTRIMRYAFKLAQARPRKLLTVVTKSNAQRHGMVMWDEIAAEVSQEFPDVTWDKMLVDAMTVRMTLKPQSLDTIVATNLHADILSDLAGALAGSLGVAPTGNIDPERRFPSMFEPIHGSAFDITGKGIANPVASFWTAAQMLDHLGEAEASARLMRAVERVCAAGILTPDVGGTATTAEVTAAVVDAIHSSNV
- a CDS encoding glycerate kinase type-2 family protein, with protein sequence MGGPWDDATARAALRRIFDAAVASADAGAAVLRHLPEKPRGRCVVVGAGKASAAMAAALDAAWRDVDLTGVVVTREGHAVPAGRIEIIEASHPVPDDRSERAARSILDAVGGLGPDDLVVALISGGGSALMTLPAGRMTLADKQAVNRALLASGATIAEMNTVRKHLSGIKGGHLAAAARPARLVTLVISDVPGDDPAAIASGPTVPDPSTLADVREIVARYAIDLPPAACAVLEEGRETPKPGERASDVRLIAAPQLALAAAADAARCEGLTPLVLGDALEGESRELGTVMAGIARSVRTNGLPVAGPAVILSGGETTVTIGRGPAGRGGRNTEFLLGFAVAMAGEAGVWAIAGDSDGIDGTEDAAGAIVTPDTLHRGRAAGLDARALLAGHDSYSFFRAVGDLVVTGPTLTNVNDIRAVLVT